The DNA sequence CGGCCATTCTACCGGCACCAACGATGAGTATATTCGTTTTCATCGATGTATCCCTCCTTCTACATGTCTCACTTTATCATGATAGAATGCAGAAGAAAAGGAACCTAGCATGATAGATATCTCCATCTCGAAAAAAAGGTGACTCAGTAGAGATTTTTTTGAGGGCACTGAAAAAGTGGCGTTCTTTCACTTTTTCAGTGCCCCTAAGCAATGTGCGTAGTCGTTGCAATCGTTTAAAAGCCTGATAGGAGTGGGTTTATCCTATCAGGCGCGCAACGAACGTAGCCATTGCAATACAAATAAAAGGCACTGAAAAAGTTGTTTTGTACTTTTTCAGTGCCATTGTGTTCTTTCACTTTATCAGTGTCAATCCGATATTTACCTTTTGTAGCCCTTAAAATTTTTGCCTTTGAGTCATCTTTTAGTATTAGCTAATATTTTCTAACCTTTTTTCTAAACGCTTCATTCTCACTTCATCTTTATTCGCCTTTTCATAATGCTTTAGCTTTCTCTTTAAGCGAGATTTCGTCCAATCATCACCAGCAATCCCTTTTTGGTTTAAATAGATTGCAAAGAAATCAACGTTACCACTTTCATATTTAAATTGATCTTCCACAATTTCAAAGTAGTGTTCAAATGCTTCATAAATAGTAGCATTATCCGGTACAAAATCACCATATTTCTCCATACATAGTTGATAATTTTTCTCTCTTAATTTAGTTATAAACGTATTTAAAAATAGTTCTTCATTATTTGAAACTTTGTATCCTTTGTGTTCAAGAAGCTGAACAAAGATTTTAAATTCACTATGATAATAGGAATATGCTTTTCTCATTTCCTTAGTCATACTAATATTTACACTAACAGTACCTTCGGAGCGAGCCTGCAACATGTTCAATAATGCTTTTTGAACCTCTGGCTTCAACAAAAAGGTTGGATGAACTGTCCTCAGGTACTTCTCAACCTCGTTATTCAATAGACATTGTTGCTCTTCTTCTTTTTTCATACGCCTCAAGGCTTCTAACCTTTCCTGTTCAGCATATGCCATAATTCTTTGCTGTGTCTCTTCTGCCCACACAGCGCGTTTCGCTTCAAACTTCTTAATTAAGTGTTGAAACATGTGCCTCTCCTCCTTCCAAATTGCTGTTAATTTTTTTACCAACTGAAGTGTAACATATTATAAATAGAAATAAAACAGAGTTTTTGTAAAAAATACTAATTATTAAGTACTTAATGTGAACTAACCTCTTCTCACCATTATATATGATGTAATATACCGTTATTTGGTGAATTTAGAGATAGTATTTAGGCTCATTTTTCTATAATTTATTTATTGAATACATTAACTAGCCTAGTCGCAGCTTTGTTTTCGATTTAAAAAATGATACTCTTTATATTGAAATAGGAAAGATGGTGAAAAATATGCATGCTGACGTAATCGTTATTGGTGGTGGCCCAGCAGGCTTAATGGCTGCGGTAGCCGCTGCTGAATATGGAGCAAAAGTCGTTCTACTTGATAAAGGAAGTAAACTAGGCCGTAAACTTGCGATTTCTGGTGGAGGCCGTTGTAATGTTACAAACAGAGCGGACGTAGAGGAAATTATCGCGCATATCCCAGGTAATGGGCGCTTTATGTATAGTCCTTTTTCAGTATTCAATAATGAAGATATTATACAGTTTTTTGAAAACTTAGGAATCAAATTAAAAGAGGAAGACAATGGAAGGATGTTCCCTGTAAGTGACAAAGCGATAACTGTTGTTAAAACACTCATTGAAAAAGTCCAAAGCCTTAAAGTAAGTATTAGAACTCGAACTGAAGTGAATGAAGTGCTATATGATTTTTCAAATTCAAAGGTAAAAGGGGTACAACTCGTTTCAGGAGAGGTAATTGAAGCACCTAATGTCATTATCGCTGTTGGTGGAAAATCAGTTCCTCATACAGGTAGTACGGGTGATGGTTATCCGTGGGCCAAAAAAGCAGGTCATACTATTACTGAACTATACCCTACAGAAGTGCCGATTACAGCTAATGATCGTTTTATTAAAAATAAAGAACTACAAGGATTATCACTTCGCAACGTTAAATTATCAGTACTTGATCCGAAAAGCAAGAAGCTAGTAAAAGGTCACGTAGGTGACATGATTTTTACTCATTTTGGTATTTCTGGTCCAATCGTTCTTCGTTGTAGTCAATACGTTGTGAAAGCTAAAAAAAAGTATCAGGTTAAAGCTGTACCACTGGCTTTAGATTTATTTCCTGATAAGCATGTAGACACTGTTATTACGGAGATTGAAAGCCTACTCGTGGAACAACCGAAAAAGGCAGTCAAAAATGTACTAAATAGCTGGGTACCAGAGAGATTATTACCATTATTATTTAAAATAAGCGATATTGATCCACTTATGATACAGC is a window from the Evansella cellulosilytica DSM 2522 genome containing:
- a CDS encoding NAD(P)/FAD-dependent oxidoreductase, encoding MGKMVKNMHADVIVIGGGPAGLMAAVAAAEYGAKVVLLDKGSKLGRKLAISGGGRCNVTNRADVEEIIAHIPGNGRFMYSPFSVFNNEDIIQFFENLGIKLKEEDNGRMFPVSDKAITVVKTLIEKVQSLKVSIRTRTEVNEVLYDFSNSKVKGVQLVSGEVIEAPNVIIAVGGKSVPHTGSTGDGYPWAKKAGHTITELYPTEVPITANDRFIKNKELQGLSLRNVKLSVLDPKSKKLVKGHVGDMIFTHFGISGPIVLRCSQYVVKAKKKYQVKAVPLALDLFPDKHVDTVITEIESLLVEQPKKAVKNVLNSWVPERLLPLLFKISDIDPLMIQPEISKEKIRSLANVVKSFHISATGTLSLEKAFVTGGGVSVKELQPKRMESKLMKGLFFCGEVLDIHGYTGGYNITVAFSTGYTAGQAAAMNMWE